A stretch of DNA from Coccidioides posadasii str. Silveira chromosome 4, complete sequence:
GACCAACTACAAGGGGACAGGGCCAACGATGCTCTCGAATCTCCGGTTCAATGTCCTCGCACAGTTCAGTAATGACGAGAAACTTGTGTTGACGTTGATACCACGAAGCACGTTGGGCTATGTCCCGGTGAAGAAGATTCCGGAAATGAGTTTCATGTTGAGTGGAGTGGAGGTGGAATCATACAACAGCCCGACGAGCATAAAAATTGATGTGGAAGTGAAATATCAGCAGGAAAGTCCCTGGCCTTTCGGGTTTTTCGCTCTTTTGGAGCCTGTTTCATAAAGCTTTCACCAGGTAGTTACTGTTTTAAAAGTAATCGCAGTAGGAACATGAGAATCAGAGCAGCATCCTGGATAATAGGGTAGTAAAAAAATGTACCTAAAAATCAAAGTGCATATATCAAAGATTGAAGTAATTGACTGAACAACTATTATGACCAAAGTAAAAATAATACCCAGATAGATGAACAGTGATcatgtgtacggagtagtcagGATTAATCGAAGTGTTCACGTGATCAATttagtaactagttagttaacgGCCTCCAGTAACCAACTAACCAGCCAAGATTCTGTATCCATATTCGAATCTCATTATGGACGAGACGTTACCTGCTACCTATACGGAGCACACACGTATATAAGTTAGGTACGGAGGTTAGCACGAGATACCTGGTATTCTCCTGCTGGAGTTCACCTACCCTTTTACCCTGATCGCTGATACCCTAACGCCCCATCCAGATACATGGGCTCCTTGCTGTGTCACGAGTGGGAGCTTGGCTTAACGCCCGCGATAAATTCAAGGTTAAATCTGAAGCCTATAATTTCTCTCCACCAGCTGGATGCGTCTAACTCGATGTGATTGAGAAAAGGCTGTGCAATGGAGTTGGAAGACCAGTCTCGCAGCCCTTTAAAAGTTTCCCCAACAGCAAGGCTTTCCCTGGGAGATGCTGGCGTAGGCCCGGATAATTTCTGATGGATTACCCTCTGGAATGTCAATGTTTTGACCAGGGATAACACTGGCGAGGTGGATTGACGTACCAGGGTTCTCCGGAATGGGATTGAAGTCACACCATGCCTCACAGGAGAGTTGAAGGACAGGTTCTGAGATTGATCCCACCCTAGGAAGAGATAAAATTAGCACACACAGTATACAGTGGTATTAATATCTCAAATTAGTCTCTTGAAATGTTCTGACAATTCCACAATACTCCCCGAATCGTTCCTGTTTTGTTATGCCCATTTATCTAGGAGTGTGAAAGGAGAAAGACAGGCTTTTTACCATCTTGATCTTGGCCAAAGCTACTAGATACCTCTATGTCTATGCAGAAATATGACAACTCGCTTATCAGATGTATATGTTGCGTCCAATCCGATTGTTACTCGTCGCGGATTAAGGCCATCAATGGTTTTCTCTTGCTGAAGAAGGGTCTTCACGAACGTCAGGTCATCCATTGCCAGCGCCGCAAGCCATGCCAGTATATTGTCTATGGCATCGAGGGTGTCAATATACAGGCTAAGTGAAATTTCCGATCCCGCTAATTGGACacctctcttcatcttcacaACATCGGCGGTCTTTGGTGTCACTGAACACTCCAGAACAAACATCACAGAACCTTTTTCCGGCCCAATAGGTTCATCTGTCATCATTCCTCCGACTAGCACCTTTTTACAGATGACTTCAAGGTTTGTGATCTTAAACTGTGAAATAGCAGAGAGTAGGCCCGTAAATTCCTTATCCACACCAAAGACCAAATTGCAGTCTGAGCGTGGTCCGATAGCTCACAAAGGGTCCGAATCACAGAGCATTGCGCTTCCCTAGGCAGCTTGACCTTTGGAGGATAGCCTGCAGAGGAAGGATGACTGTCAGGATGCTATCTATAAACGCGCATTGTCCAGCTAACTTGGCAATCTCTTCAACTTTGACAGTAATGTCGGGATTTCCGTTCCAGAAGGCCACAATAGAGAATACCACAGTCATTATCTATTCCAGTGCTTGAGATCATGGCGAGTGCTTCTCCAAATGCGGAAGCAGGAGCATCAGAAGAGGAGTTGAACATCGTATCCCAAGAGCTTTTGAAAACAAATTAGAAGCTCTGTATATTGCCTCTCTTATCATTCACCTGTAGTGAGAATTGCCCATTTCCAATTCGGGAAAGCCATTTTGCGGTTCGTCTGTTTCCGGGGCGGGCTTCTTCCCCGCTATGACAACCTTATTCTTTAGCGTTGAACCAAACCTGTCGGTGTTTTCGCTCCTAGGGACAGGCATATACTTGAGGCCTTTGTCTGGTGACGCTAGAATAGATATAGTACTTCTCGTCCATCTCTCTAACCCAGTGGAGCTtgataagaaaaactgcaaAACGAGGTTAAGGGTACTATGCCCCAGCCGAAAGATCGCCTCTATGTCTTAGATCAGACAGTCGATATTCGAGTATCAGATAGTTAGACGTGTGTAAACCGGATGCGTGCCGTTCCCTGAAACAAGGTATATTTCGCAAGGCCAATGGAAGACAGCCTCTCTGCTGTTCAAGAAGAATTACCTGTGATCAATATCGAAACAGAGACATATCCTACTTGCGTACGTACGACCTCTTCCGTTTGGTAGTTTGGGTTTCCATTTCCCCTCAGTGGTGGCGAGCTGACCTCGCCGCCGACGAATGAGTCCCGCAAAAAATATTCCCGTATGTCGATTCATTACGCCAGCCCGCTTGTTACACACAGCAGGCACACATGCAGAGTGTGTCAAGTGTCCCATGGGTTTGCATTTGCCTTGCATTGGACGCGTTGCCCACTATGTACGGTACAAACAGGGGATTCTAAATGGAGATGATGACAGGAAGTGAGATCGACTCAAAGGCCCACAACGGTGTTCATACATGTATGCGcataactacggagtacatctAGGCTGGACAAGCTGCAGGCATATCCTTCGTATGGATGGTTGCAAAGGTCATTTACGCGAATATTTGGTTTGAATTTCGACCGCGCGGGGCCAGGTAAAGTACTTTCAATCTGCACTGTATTCAATCAACCCGCAGCAGCAAGGAAACGAAATGCACCACAGATACTTGCTGTCCACCCTCCATGCTCAACGGATCCCGTCTATTAAGCAGGAGATATCCTTTTGATCTCGACTGCGTCTCCGGTCATGCCATTGAGATGCAATTTAATGCTTTCTAGGTCGGTTGGCTTTACAAACTGAAAAACATCGTCCTCGATTCGGTTCTAGATGTAAAACTTGCGCTGGACTCGAAGAGAACTGCAGCGTTGCCGGATCGACTAATTAGTGGTGACTAACTAGCTTCGGCCGAGGATTCGACAGGCCGTACTCCTTATTCCTTGGCCATCATCTGACCATCACTTTGGTCGTCACCCCAGTGGTACTCGATGTTTTAACTCCACTGCATCGTCTGTCCAACCGCTGGGCACTGGCGCCATCTTTGATAACTGATCAGTACGTACGCATTCAAGGCCTTTTAATGGCAAGGTTGGGGAGGGATTTTGCTGACTTGAGTAGGAGAGTGAGAACGTTAGAAGAGTTAAATAAAACTAATCAATGTCGGGCAGACAGTTCTCGTGTTGTGTTCGGACTTAAACTGGCTGTTAGCCAGGAAAGTGGGTGATATAAACACAGTACCGGGTGTTCTCGCCGAAGTATGATGTAGCTATTGACGGGATGCTCATCTGCGCTCGGCATGCATCAACCCCCACTCTGGCGTTGCAGGAGGAGAAATCCTGAATTGGAGCTGAGTGGGAGCGTGTGTGTATATGTAAAGTCAGAAAAACTTCCAGACCCGCCGAAATGATAGCCCCAACCTCGCACCATTCTGTTGTCTATGGCGACGCTCGAACCTGAGCCGATTCTCTGAAACAAGCGGCCCGCGGAAATCGACCTGAAGGAGGCCTACAAGTTCAACTCCAGGCAGGAGCCGGCTTATTCCTTCAATTCAAAACCAGCCGCTGATGAGTGAAGGGAGCCTAGGTCTATAAGTTTATGGACGGGGGTGATTGAGAACTTTGCTGGTTATGACATGCTCCATGAGGGATCTAATGAACAAAGAGAAATAGTTGTTCGGTTGGGTTACGGTGTCATTACGCTCGCCGTCGCTAGACAACTGTCGAGATTCCTGCCCCGTCTGACCCACTTTCCTTCACATAGTGCCAAAGTTGATGACTAGAAAGACTCGGGCGACGACTGTTATGCACTGGGGTTGGAACCCCAACTAATATCACCTGCGAGAGCTTAATCCTAGGCAAGACGGTTCAAAGGACAACCCATCGAAATTTCTAGTGGCAGATGGCCTTTTTTACTAAATCCTTCGTGGAGTGACGATCCGATAGTGGAACCCATACGATCTCCTTGGACGTTTCTTTGTCATTTCCTAAGCTGTTCAACAATGAAGCCAAGGAACATTTCTTTCTTCCGCTGACAGCGGTGGACGTTCGACGGAGCGGGCAAATTGCGTTGAGCCGAGTCAAGGCTTCTGGCGGCATTCAAAAACTGCCTGCGCGGTTTCACTGCACGTGGTGTAAGAAAGAAGGGATAGCCCAATGTTTTTTCCTTggaggtacggagtattccgTACGGATATGAATTCGATAAAAATGACGTGTGATGCTGGGACAAATTCTTGAAGTATGAACGATACAAGCTCCTCTGCGAGATTGCATTTCCCACGAAAGACTTCAATGTTTCTGGAGCTAGAAAGGCAAGATTGGCGATACGGTGCCAAGATACAGGAATTGCGCTGGAACGTATCCTTCTATTGAAGTATTACAAACTTTTTTGCTCCTTCTCCGTCTGTTTTTCTGTATAGGCCGCTTATTAGAAGCCTCTGGGCCTTACAATTCTACCCACGTTCTTTGATAAACAAGGCAGCAAGGGAAAGGGTAAACCTCAGATCAAATATATTTATAGCAGAGAGCTATGATAACCCCTGTGACAACTGCGAAGAGTTAATCAAAAGGTATGCTGGAAGAGGACCTCGACTTATTTCATGCACTAAAAGGGGCCACAGTATTAATTTGGTGATATCGCAAAAAAAACTAGCGGCGGATTCATTGCATGTATGTACGGCAGGCATGTACGCAGTGATTATAGCTATTTTCCCCACCACCAACAGCTAATTGGCCCACAGATTCAGAGATATAAAGAAAATATCCAAAATTGTTGATAATCATAGTTATTGTAAAATCTGTGCATGGCATCATCATATTCATCCGCAGTTAGAGTTCAGGATGATGATGGAGCACAATTTGGAAAAGCATGACGAAAAGGAATCAAGATGGCGGACTATGGGCCATGGGGGCTGACAGGCCAGTCAAAGCCCAAACAGGTAGCTATCAGGGTGAACTGGCCTGCCCAGGGCACTAACAATAATTACCATACTTTGACATTCAAAAACCCACGTGGCTGGGCTTCATTAACTATGTAACTAACACTAGTGTGGGTTAGGGCTGGTTAGGGGTCTCATGGAcccagtactccgtattaaGGGTCAGCTCGAGGAACAGGAACCCTAATTCTAGTtcaactaactaactaacttgCACCGCGCGTCTCAGCCTGGTAGCTTGGGTTTTGGACCCGTGGCAGGAGGGAATTGGTGACAAATTGGAATATTTTTGGACAATGATCCAGGCCACACACACTCCCACCGGGAACAAGCAATGTGCCTATTTTGACTGAAATAGCAGTCTTTCACAAGGCAACAGCCTCTGCCAAACTCGGGATCCGGGACGATTCGGGGCTTCACAGGATGGCACTGGTTGCTTCACCACCAAGGGGAATCGTCGTCTTCTCTGGAGGCAGCGCTGCAAACAATCTCGTTGACGTATTCGAAGCCGTGCGTCAAAACAGATCCTGTCCGCTGAGTTACATCATTCCCATCAGTGACAACGGCGGCTCTTCATCAGAACTGATCAGGGTCTTTGGTGGCCCGGGAATCGGAGATGTTCGAAGTAAGCCCGCTCGCCTGACAAGCTATCAGATGTACACAGTTGACAGAACTAATACCAGGTAGACTTGTTCGACTCATTCCAGACTGTCCGTCAAATCAAGAATTAGCTGCCATCAAAGCCTTTTTCAATTATAGGTTGCCACCCGCAGCTGATGCTGCGCACAACGAGTGGTATTCCATTGTCGAAGGAACCTCTCCGCTATGGAATGCTATCACTCCTGCAAAGAAGGAGCTCATCCGCTCATTTCTGAACCATCTCAATCTTGAGATCCTGAAGCGGGCGCGACCACCATCTTCAACCTTTGATTTCACTTCTGCTAGTGTCGGAAATCTGTTCCTCACTGGAGCCCGCCTTTTCACTGGGAGCTTTGAGAGTGCGATTTACCTTCTGGGCAGCATTTGTTCTGTACCACTTGACAGTGCTCGAGTTATACCAGCTATTAATTCCAACTTTTCACATCACATATCTGCCTCACTAGCCGACGGGACTGTGATAGTTGGTCAAAACAGCATCTCTCATCCCAGCGAGACCACCGCTCTCCAGCCCGTTAGACGACGACCAAGCCTTCTCTTAGCCGATGGAGAGGATCTAAACTCTGAATCTGACGACCTCTCCTATGAAGACAGCCACTTACCTGGCTCGCTTCCAACCCTCCGCAACAAAAATATTACTTTCAGCAAATCCACCGTGGAAGAGCTACCATGCCGCATCTCCCGCGTTTGGTATATCAATCCATACGGCCAGGAGATCAAACCACCCGCCAATCCCCGGGTTCTAGAAGCCATACGCTCTTCTcaagctataatatataGCATCGGCTCCCTCTACACGTCTCTCATCCCTTCCATAATCCTCCGTGGTGTCGGCCAGGCCCTCTCAACCTGCCCAGCCCGCCACAAAATTCTCATCCTCAACGGCTCTCTCGACCGTGAAACAGGACCGGCAACTCACCCCTTCGCAGCCTCAGATTTTGTCGAAGCCCTGGTGCGCGCCGGGGAAGAATCCCACGGCCGCAGCCGCGGAGTGCAAAGAGTAAACGGCACGGTGGCAATACCCGAATCATGCCATGGGCCTGTTAAATCCGCATCGCAACCCCCTCGCATCTCCGTCCCGTACACTGCGTATGTTACGCATATCATCCATCTGGAGGGACCTGGGACTCCACGTGTGGATCGCGAGCGTCTGGCAGAGATGGGAATCGAGTGTTTGCGGGTATATGGACGGAAGGTGGAGGGCCAGTCTGGGGAAGTGTTGGGAATGAGATATGATTCTACGGCGTTGACACAAGCGCTGGAAATGGTGCTAGGGAAGAAGGGAGATGCCATGGTGGGAATAAAGAGCAGAAGAAATACAATGGAGAGCATGGCAGGAAGGTAGAACGGCCGGAGTCCTGGCAGATCAGTGCCTTGATGTAGGGTTTTAGTGAACGCCcttccttttccctttttttttttttgggggggggggggggggggggggggatcCTATACTCATAAAGGGAGATATAAATAATTTTAATCAATGGTAAGAAGATGGAGATGATCGAATATTTTCGGACTACATTATTTCTATCATAAAGAAAGAAGGCTGTGTGGTATATCCCTGGTGTAACGCTTCCGACCACCCGACGACTTTTACCACCCAACGACTGCAATTTCAAAATCCAACCCTCAACTTTCCAACCACGATAAAATGGTCAACAAAGCTGCAATTGAGCAAGCAATTAAGGATTTAGAATCTCAAGAAGTTCCAATTAATTTACAGATATACAGCTTTAAAATATGGAGTCAATGAAACTACGCTTGCACAGCAATCCAAAAGCTTACAAGTCTCCCGAAGTGAAGCCTCTCTTCTTTACCATAAATTATTGATAGATTCGCAAGAGAGATCCCTTCTTGACTATATAAATAATCTTACGGTCAAAGTCTTTCCTCCTACGCCTCGAATTCTATGAAATCTTGTTGAAGATATCCTCAAATTGCTTGTTGGACAGCGCTGGGTTTCTCACTTCATTGAACGCCATAAAGATGAAATCAAAAGCATACACTTACGTGCCATTGACCAGCAAAGGAAGAATGCGGATAATGCGTACTACTATACCATTGCTTTCAGCTTGTAAAGATCCAATTCCATACTAATTTTGGCTGGTTTGGGTGTCAGTTTTGCTAACTATCTCTCAACTTCAGGAAAAGATACACAAATACTGTATTTTGCACTCAAACATCTATAATTTTGATGAGA
This window harbors:
- a CDS encoding uncharacterized protein (EggNog:ENOG410PFIK~COG:S~BUSCO:5815at33183), which translates into the protein MALVASPPRGIVVFSGGSAANNLVDVFEAVRQNRSCPLSYIIPISDNGGSSSELIRVFGGPGIGDVRSRLVRLIPDCPSNQELAAIKAFFNYRLPPAADAAHNEWYSIVEGTSPLWNAITPAKKELIRSFLNHLNLEILKRARPPSSTFDFTSASVGNLFLTGARLFTGSFESAIYLLGSICSVPLDSARVIPAINSNFSHHISASLADGTVIVGQNSISHPSETTALQPVRRRPSLLLADGEDLNSESDDLSYEDSHLPGSLPTLRNKNITFSKSTVEELPCRISRVWYINPYGQEIKPPANPRVLEAIRSSQAIIYSIGSLYTSLIPSIILRGVGQALSTCPARHKILILNGSLDRETGPATHPFAASDFVEALVRAGEESHGRSRGVQRVNGTVAIPESCHGPVKSASQPPRISVPYTAYVTHIIHLEGPGTPRVDRERLAEMGIECLRVYGRKVEGQSGEVLGMRYDSTALTQALEMVLGKKGDAMVGIKSRRNTMESMAGR